In a single window of the Actinomycetota bacterium genome:
- a CDS encoding CoA transferase, translating to MDEPPAAAAGAPAGRPLEGVRVLDFTRVLSGPHATRMMADLGADVVKVEPPAGDLTRFSNPRVGSLATYFIQQNVGKRNISLDLSREEAVGLLHRLAERCDVLVENFRPGVMERMGLGYAALTADNPRLVYASISGYGATGPWVHRRAYAPVVGAETGVTRMQGDARGHGGGGRGHYSNDPLSHADVYASLECITAVLAALYMRERTGRGQHIDVSMAQTMLYVNEHVHDQLFDGDVPPDWIRSFQPGDYPVLTVADGTTVVISGHPAERGTFDRFVAAIGRPELADEPRFADVPTRLAHLDELLAELQASATTFASADELEASLAEQGLAMGVLRSVRELADSTWAAERGSIVEVSDRSGGHVRVPAAPWRFSEGLVGVRGEPKYRGEDNREVLSELLGLDETELDRLEEAGVLTSRVPPPPA from the coding sequence GTGGACGAACCGCCGGCCGCAGCAGCGGGCGCGCCCGCCGGCAGGCCGCTCGAGGGCGTGCGCGTGCTCGACTTCACCCGGGTCCTGTCGGGCCCGCATGCGACTCGGATGATGGCCGACCTCGGCGCGGACGTCGTCAAGGTGGAGCCCCCCGCCGGCGACCTGACCCGCTTCTCCAACCCGCGGGTGGGCTCGCTCGCCACGTACTTCATCCAGCAGAACGTCGGCAAGCGCAACATCAGCCTCGACCTGTCCCGCGAAGAAGCTGTCGGGCTGCTCCACCGGCTGGCCGAACGCTGCGACGTGCTGGTCGAGAACTTCCGTCCCGGGGTGATGGAACGCATGGGGCTCGGCTACGCGGCGCTGACCGCCGACAACCCGCGCCTCGTCTACGCGTCGATCAGCGGCTACGGCGCCACCGGCCCCTGGGTGCACCGGCGCGCTTACGCGCCGGTCGTCGGGGCCGAGACCGGCGTGACGCGCATGCAAGGTGACGCGCGCGGCCACGGCGGCGGCGGGCGCGGCCACTACTCCAACGATCCCTTGTCCCATGCCGACGTCTACGCCTCGTTGGAGTGCATCACCGCCGTGCTGGCCGCGCTCTACATGCGCGAGCGCACCGGGCGTGGCCAGCACATCGACGTTTCGATGGCACAGACGATGCTCTACGTGAACGAACACGTCCACGACCAACTCTTCGACGGCGACGTCCCGCCGGACTGGATCCGCAGCTTCCAGCCCGGCGACTACCCGGTGCTGACCGTGGCCGACGGGACGACAGTGGTGATCTCCGGGCACCCCGCCGAGCGCGGCACCTTCGACCGCTTCGTGGCCGCGATCGGCAGACCCGAGCTGGCCGACGAGCCGCGCTTTGCCGACGTACCCACCCGACTCGCGCACCTCGACGAGCTGCTCGCCGAGCTGCAGGCGTCGGCGACCACGTTCGCTTCCGCCGACGAGCTCGAGGCGAGCCTGGCTGAGCAGGGGCTGGCGATGGGGGTGCTGCGCAGCGTGCGTGAGCTGGCCGACAGCACCTGGGCCGCCGAGCGCGGGTCGATCGTCGAGGTGAGCGACCGCAGCGGCGGTCACGTTCGCGTCCCTGCCGCCCCGTGGCGCTTCAGCGAGGGATTGGTCGGCGTGCGCGGCGAGCCGAAGTACCGCGGGGAGGACAACCGCGAGGTGCTCTCCGAGCTGCTCGGGCTCGACGAGACCGAGCTCGACCGGCTTGAGGAAGCCGGCGTGCTCACCAGCCGCGTCCCACCGCCGCCCGCCTGA
- a CDS encoding HAD family hydrolase, with translation MSGFDVVAFDADDTLWHSEDGFRRGEERFVQLVTPYAPHGVDVMAALTATERANLAVYGYGVKAFGLSMIEAALTITQHGVPSSVVEALLETARDLLLEPVRLLDDVPEVLEAVAEDHRLVLITKGDLIHQTRKVSTSGLQHHFAHVEIVLEKDPATYARVIGELGVRPERFCMVGNSLKSDCLPVLALGGHAVHVPYPLLWELEHVDRGPNDGDAFVELSALAELPGWLRATRPGPG, from the coding sequence ATGAGCGGTTTCGACGTGGTGGCGTTCGACGCCGACGACACCTTGTGGCACTCAGAGGACGGCTTCCGGCGCGGCGAGGAGCGGTTCGTGCAACTCGTCACGCCCTACGCACCCCACGGCGTCGACGTGATGGCGGCGCTCACCGCGACGGAGCGGGCGAACCTCGCGGTGTACGGCTACGGCGTGAAGGCGTTCGGGTTGTCGATGATCGAGGCCGCGCTCACGATCACCCAGCACGGCGTCCCCTCGTCGGTGGTCGAGGCGCTGCTGGAGACCGCCCGTGACCTGCTGCTCGAGCCCGTTCGCCTGCTCGACGACGTGCCCGAGGTGCTGGAGGCGGTGGCCGAGGATCATCGGCTGGTGCTGATCACGAAGGGCGACCTCATCCACCAGACGCGCAAGGTCTCGACGAGCGGCCTGCAACACCACTTCGCCCACGTCGAGATCGTGCTCGAGAAGGACCCGGCCACGTACGCGCGGGTGATCGGCGAGCTCGGTGTCCGGCCGGAGCGGTTCTGCATGGTCGGTAACTCGCTGAAGAGCGACTGCCTCCCCGTACTCGCGTTGGGCGGGCACGCCGTGCACGTGCCCTACCCGCTGCTGTGGGAGCTGGAGCACGTCGACAGAGGCCCGAACGACGGCGATGCGTTCGTCGAGCTGTCGGCGCTGGCCGAACTGCCCGGCTGGCTCAGGGCAACCAGACCTGGTCCAGGCTGA
- a CDS encoding WXG100 family type VII secretion target gives MSLYGANPDQLEHLGTTLQRQREAVDGIVAAVGGVLGGTTWMGPARDRFEAEWQGSFRQAMSRLTEAFDAAGRDCVARGQELRRVMGV, from the coding sequence ATGAGCCTCTACGGCGCGAACCCAGACCAGCTCGAACACCTCGGCACCACCTTGCAGCGCCAACGCGAGGCCGTCGACGGGATCGTGGCCGCCGTCGGGGGTGTGCTCGGCGGCACCACGTGGATGGGCCCCGCCCGTGACCGGTTCGAGGCCGAATGGCAGGGCTCGTTCCGCCAGGCGATGAGCCGGCTCACCGAGGCGTTCGACGCAGCCGGGCGCGACTGCGTCGCCCGGGGGCAGGAGCTGCGCAGGGTGATGGGCGTCTGA
- a CDS encoding aminotransferase class V-fold PLP-dependent enzyme, with the protein MPISRDDAAALDADDPLAPWRDEFLVPDAQLIYLDGNSLGRPPRRSVERIERVLRDEWAGELIAGWHHWLHEPSRVGEMLAPLIGARPGEVVVHDSTTVNLYQLVHAGLAMHPERRTVLVADGEFPTDRYVVHGVAAATGHRVGDLSEGLHDDVALVVRSLVDYRTAELADLAGFTASARAAGATVLWDLSHAAGAVELDLHGAGAELAVGCTYKYLNGGPGSPAWSYVAAHLQPVLDQPMWGWFAQQDQFEMERPFDPHPDIRRLLLGTPAILSLAGAEGGIALTAEVGMPAIAAKGRALTGLLLELCDELGLPTSTPRDAYRRGAHVAVLHPRAGELVQRLASERNIVADYRPPDVIRLGCSALTTRYVDVWDAAHAVAEAGRGHLP; encoded by the coding sequence GTGCCGATCAGCCGCGACGACGCCGCCGCCCTCGACGCCGACGATCCCCTCGCTCCTTGGCGCGACGAGTTCTTGGTGCCCGACGCGCAGCTGATCTACCTGGACGGGAACTCGCTCGGCAGGCCACCACGGCGCAGCGTGGAGCGCATCGAACGAGTGCTGCGCGACGAGTGGGCGGGCGAGCTGATCGCAGGCTGGCATCACTGGTTGCACGAACCGTCACGAGTCGGCGAGATGCTCGCTCCGCTGATCGGCGCCCGTCCCGGCGAAGTCGTGGTCCACGATTCCACCACCGTCAACCTGTACCAGCTGGTCCACGCCGGCCTGGCGATGCATCCCGAGCGACGCACGGTGCTCGTCGCCGACGGGGAGTTCCCCACCGATCGCTATGTGGTCCACGGCGTTGCCGCGGCCACCGGGCACCGGGTGGGCGATCTGTCCGAGGGCCTGCACGACGACGTCGCGCTCGTCGTGCGCTCGCTCGTCGACTACCGCACCGCGGAGCTGGCCGACCTGGCCGGGTTCACCGCCTCGGCCCGCGCGGCGGGTGCGACCGTGCTGTGGGACCTGTCCCACGCCGCCGGCGCAGTGGAGCTCGATCTTCATGGCGCCGGCGCAGAGCTGGCCGTCGGCTGCACGTACAAGTACCTCAACGGAGGCCCAGGATCACCGGCGTGGAGCTACGTCGCCGCCCACCTGCAGCCCGTGCTCGACCAGCCGATGTGGGGCTGGTTCGCCCAGCAGGATCAGTTCGAGATGGAGCGCCCGTTCGATCCCCATCCCGACATTCGGCGGTTGCTGCTCGGCACGCCGGCGATCCTGTCGCTCGCTGGTGCCGAAGGAGGAATCGCCCTCACGGCAGAGGTCGGCATGCCCGCGATCGCCGCCAAGGGCCGCGCGCTGACGGGCCTGCTGCTGGAGCTCTGCGACGAGCTGGGGTTGCCGACGTCGACCCCGCGTGACGCATACCGCCGCGGAGCTCACGTCGCCGTGCTCCACCCTCGGGCGGGCGAACTCGTGCAACGCCTCGCCTCCGAGCGCAACATCGTCGCCGACTACCGGCCTCCCGATGTGATCCGTCTCGGTTGCAGCGCACTCACCACCAGGTACGTCGACGTGTGGGACGCAGCCCACGCCGTCGCCGAAGCCGGACGAGGTCACTTGCCATAG
- a CDS encoding CoA pyrophosphatase, with product MSRAPQPVAHDTGLRERIVQHLTAHERRSHPLEGRRHAAVAIVVVDSDADADDHDPAELGEDPLHMVPGDTSGLDGRMVGVTGGAAFVLCRRSASMNSHAAQWALPGGRLDPGESPQQAALRELDEELGLALPVEAVLGCLDDYPTRSGYVITPVVVWAEGHVVLTPHPGEVAHAYRIGLHELVRDDSPRFVTIPESDRPVVQVPLGGDLIHAPTGAVLVQFRWVALEGRLGERVDHLEQPVFAWR from the coding sequence GTGAGCCGCGCCCCGCAACCTGTCGCCCACGACACCGGGCTGCGGGAGCGCATCGTGCAACACCTCACCGCTCACGAGCGGCGTTCGCACCCGCTGGAGGGCCGCCGTCACGCCGCGGTGGCGATCGTCGTCGTCGACAGCGACGCCGATGCCGACGACCACGACCCGGCCGAGCTCGGCGAGGACCCGCTCCACATGGTGCCCGGCGACACCAGCGGCCTCGACGGGCGCATGGTCGGGGTCACCGGAGGTGCGGCGTTCGTGCTCTGCCGCCGGTCCGCCAGCATGAACAGCCACGCCGCGCAGTGGGCCCTGCCCGGCGGCCGGCTCGACCCCGGCGAGTCCCCGCAGCAGGCCGCGCTGCGGGAGCTGGACGAGGAGCTCGGCCTGGCGCTGCCCGTCGAGGCGGTGCTCGGCTGTCTGGACGACTACCCGACCAGATCGGGCTACGTGATCACACCGGTCGTGGTGTGGGCCGAGGGCCACGTGGTGCTGACGCCCCACCCGGGCGAGGTGGCCCACGCCTACCGCATCGGCCTGCACGAGCTGGTGAGGGACGACTCACCGCGTTTCGTCACCATCCCCGAGAGCGACCGACCGGTGGTGCAGGTCCCCCTCGGCGGCGACCTCATCCATGCTCCGACCGGAGCAGTGCTGGTGCAGTTCCGTTGGGTGGCACTCGAAGGCCGCCTCGGCGAGCGCGTCGATCACCTGGAGCAACCCGTCTTCGCCTGGCGCTGA
- the msrB gene encoding peptide-methionine (R)-S-oxide reductase MsrB: MADQALPSDDERRDRLTPLQYQVTQHAGTEAPFTGEYWDAWDPGTYRCIVCDEALFESETKFDAGCGWPSFWEALDPSKVELTVDRSHGMVRTEVTCARCGAHLGHVFPDGPAPTGDRFCINSASLHLARAQTDEQS, translated from the coding sequence ATGGCAGACCAGGCGCTCCCCTCCGACGACGAACGGCGTGACCGCCTCACCCCGCTGCAGTACCAGGTCACCCAGCACGCCGGCACCGAGGCGCCGTTCACCGGCGAGTACTGGGACGCCTGGGACCCCGGCACCTATCGCTGCATCGTTTGCGACGAGGCGCTCTTCGAGAGCGAGACCAAGTTCGACGCCGGGTGTGGCTGGCCGAGCTTCTGGGAGGCGCTCGACCCCTCCAAGGTGGAGCTCACCGTCGACCGCTCCCACGGGATGGTCCGCACCGAGGTCACCTGTGCCCGCTGCGGTGCCCACCTCGGTCATGTGTTCCCCGACGGGCCGGCCCCCACCGGCGACCGGTTCTGCATCAACTCCGCCTCACTCCACCTCGCGCGCGCTCAGACCGACGAGCAGAGTTGA
- a CDS encoding NUDIX domain-containing protein: MADAADEPVEVVDADGRVVDVVSRARMRAERLRHRAVFVAVVSRDGRLLVHQRSHEKDVWPGWWDCAVGGVVAAGESWEDAAVRELAEEVGVVGVAPEAIDGGVVRGFEDATVALVGRCFRVVHDGPFHFADGEVLQAHFVDSAGLGALLRRERFLPDSTALLLPLLPGFRPHTG, translated from the coding sequence GTGGCAGACGCAGCGGACGAACCGGTAGAGGTGGTCGACGCCGACGGTCGGGTGGTCGACGTGGTCAGCAGGGCGCGGATGCGCGCCGAACGGCTGCGGCACAGGGCGGTGTTCGTCGCCGTCGTCTCCCGTGACGGCCGCCTGCTCGTGCACCAGCGCAGCCACGAGAAGGACGTCTGGCCCGGCTGGTGGGACTGCGCCGTCGGTGGGGTGGTCGCCGCCGGTGAGTCGTGGGAGGACGCGGCCGTGCGTGAGCTGGCCGAGGAGGTCGGTGTGGTCGGGGTTGCCCCGGAGGCGATCGACGGTGGAGTCGTCCGGGGCTTCGAGGATGCCACCGTCGCCCTCGTCGGACGCTGCTTTCGCGTCGTGCACGACGGGCCGTTCCACTTCGCCGACGGCGAGGTGCTGCAGGCCCACTTCGTCGACAGCGCCGGTCTCGGGGCACTGCTGCGGCGTGAGCGGTTCCTGCCGGACAGCACGGCGCTGCTGCTGCCGCTCCTGCCCGGCTTTCGCCCACACACCGGGTGA
- a CDS encoding type I pantothenate kinase, producing the protein MPAAHECDSRFQVFLREEWAALRAATPLTLEDDDLDRLRGIAERVDLDEVTAIYLPLTRLLNLYVKATQNLHQVAVTFLGTMAPKVPYVIGIAGSVAVGKSTFARILQALLARWPDHPKVDLVTTDGFLYPNAVLEERGIMNRKGFPESYDTRRLLDFLRRLKSGEDCVTAPVYSHVVYDIVSDAEVTVRRPDICIIEGLNVLQVGSSSPGDSTEFVSDYFDFSIFIDADEHHIERWYVDRFLQLRETVFQDSSSFFSFYADLSHDEAVETARGIWRAINGKNLRENIQPTRGRASLVLRKGADHHVSEVQLRKL; encoded by the coding sequence GTGCCCGCCGCCCACGAGTGCGACAGCCGGTTCCAGGTGTTCCTGCGCGAGGAGTGGGCGGCACTCCGCGCGGCCACGCCGCTGACCCTGGAAGACGACGACCTCGATCGGCTGCGGGGCATCGCCGAGCGCGTCGACCTCGACGAGGTCACCGCGATCTACCTGCCCCTCACCCGCCTGCTGAACCTGTACGTCAAGGCCACCCAGAACCTGCACCAGGTCGCGGTGACGTTCCTCGGCACCATGGCGCCGAAGGTGCCGTACGTCATCGGGATCGCCGGCAGCGTCGCGGTGGGCAAGAGCACGTTCGCCCGCATCCTGCAGGCACTGCTCGCGAGGTGGCCCGACCACCCGAAGGTCGACCTCGTCACCACCGACGGGTTCTTGTACCCGAACGCCGTGCTCGAAGAGCGCGGGATCATGAATCGCAAGGGCTTCCCGGAGAGCTACGACACGCGTCGACTGCTCGACTTCCTCCGCCGGTTGAAGAGCGGCGAGGACTGCGTGACGGCTCCCGTCTACAGCCACGTCGTCTACGACATCGTCTCCGATGCCGAGGTCACCGTGCGCCGCCCGGACATCTGCATCATCGAGGGCCTGAACGTGTTGCAGGTGGGTTCGTCGTCGCCGGGCGACTCGACCGAGTTCGTCAGCGACTACTTCGACTTCTCGATCTTCATCGACGCCGACGAGCACCACATCGAGCGGTGGTACGTCGACCGTTTCCTACAGCTGCGCGAGACCGTGTTCCAGGACTCCTCCAGCTTCTTCAGCTTCTACGCCGATCTCAGCCACGACGAAGCGGTGGAGACGGCGAGGGGCATCTGGCGGGCGATCAACGGCAAGAACCTGCGCGAGAACATCCAGCCCACCCGCGGACGGGCATCGCTCGTGCTGCGCAAGGGCGCAGACCACCACGTCTCCGAGGTGCAGCTGCGCAAGCTCTGA
- a CDS encoding helix-turn-helix domain-containing protein: MSPKSDHPLLAAVEPLLAATGSTLVPADQRDPADIPLLWEGEVVAAVRLPALHGALDRLIDAVERELGGSLPELSRERKQQAIRLLDDRGAFILRRAVEDVADAMGVSRITVYNYLNAIHR, from the coding sequence ATGAGCCCGAAGTCGGACCATCCCCTGCTCGCCGCGGTCGAGCCCCTGCTCGCGGCCACCGGCAGCACACTCGTACCGGCTGACCAGCGCGATCCGGCGGACATCCCGCTGCTGTGGGAGGGAGAGGTGGTCGCCGCGGTGCGCCTGCCCGCCCTGCACGGCGCGCTTGACCGGCTGATCGATGCCGTCGAGCGGGAGCTCGGTGGGAGCCTCCCGGAGCTGAGCCGTGAGCGCAAGCAGCAGGCCATCCGCCTACTCGACGATCGCGGGGCGTTCATCCTTCGCCGCGCGGTGGAAGACGTGGCCGACGCGATGGGCGTCAGCCGGATCACCGTCTACAACTACCTGAACGCGATCCATCGATGA
- a CDS encoding DUF222 domain-containing protein — protein MEPVTGVVGVEEQALAALNAGVDALSRLDLVALSDDRLHALTIAVQRCTARLGVARAAVVWRWDTRGVWAGDGSRSPAHRLARETNTSTHSARVEIARARDLAVMSRVAAGIEAGRLSLDHVYLFARARKEPCQAAFTDSEEWLVDQCARLPFQDAERLVRYWRQRADAAAAEEEAERNVSANTLHASATLDGTVVINGQLDAISGAVFTNELQRLERQLLLADKASLTVRTVTQRRAAALVEMAKRSAASKTGRQRPLITVLVGDETLRHMCELSNGTVITPGQAAGLVNDALVESVIFDGKTTVIAVTHKRRFTGALRRAIEVRDRRCQHSSGCYQSVERCDVDHITPWRDGGPTSQFNGRLLCAFHNRHPDVSDHHQVKPQPVRPIDDLDRLRALIRWRNQQAQAAEDAANEEAKDDDNDGDGDGYGK, from the coding sequence ATGGAACCCGTAACCGGGGTTGTAGGGGTCGAGGAACAGGCGCTGGCAGCTTTGAACGCCGGTGTCGATGCCCTCTCTCGGCTCGACCTCGTCGCTCTGTCTGACGACAGGCTGCACGCGTTGACGATCGCCGTGCAGCGCTGCACGGCGCGGTTGGGGGTGGCCCGCGCCGCTGTCGTTTGGCGCTGGGATACGCGGGGGGTGTGGGCCGGCGACGGGTCGCGCAGCCCCGCCCACCGCCTCGCCCGGGAGACGAACACGTCAACGCACTCGGCCAGGGTGGAAATCGCCAGGGCGCGGGATCTCGCGGTGATGTCTCGTGTTGCCGCGGGGATCGAGGCTGGTCGGCTGTCCCTGGATCACGTGTACTTGTTCGCCAGGGCGCGCAAGGAACCCTGCCAGGCCGCGTTCACCGACAGCGAGGAATGGCTGGTCGATCAATGCGCGCGGTTGCCGTTCCAAGACGCTGAACGGCTGGTCAGGTACTGGCGTCAACGCGCCGACGCCGCCGCCGCGGAGGAGGAAGCCGAACGCAATGTGAGCGCGAACACGTTGCACGCGTCCGCGACCTTGGACGGCACCGTGGTGATCAACGGCCAACTCGACGCGATATCGGGCGCGGTGTTCACCAACGAACTACAGAGATTGGAACGGCAGTTGCTGCTGGCCGACAAGGCTTCGTTGACGGTGAGAACCGTCACGCAGCGGCGGGCGGCGGCGTTGGTGGAGATGGCCAAACGCTCAGCCGCGTCCAAGACCGGCCGCCAACGACCACTGATCACCGTGCTCGTCGGCGACGAAACACTGCGGCACATGTGTGAGTTGTCCAACGGCACGGTGATCACCCCCGGCCAAGCAGCCGGACTGGTCAACGACGCACTGGTGGAATCGGTGATCTTCGACGGTAAGACCACCGTCATCGCCGTCACCCACAAACGCCGCTTCACCGGGGCTTTACGGCGCGCGATCGAAGTCCGCGACCGCCGCTGCCAACACTCCTCCGGCTGCTACCAGAGCGTCGAGCGTTGCGACGTCGACCACATCACGCCCTGGCGCGACGGCGGGCCGACCAGCCAGTTCAACGGACGACTGCTGTGCGCCTTCCACAACCGCCACCCCGACGTCAGCGACCACCACCAGGTCAAACCCCAACCCGTGAGACCGATCGACGACCTCGACCGCCTCCGCGCCCTCATCCGCTGGCGCAACCAACAAGCACAAGCCGCCGAAGACGCAGCCAACGAAGAAGCGAAGGACGACGACAACGACGGAGACGGCGATGGCTATGGCAAGTGA
- a CDS encoding amidohydrolase, with the protein MAEMEDGTDISTLAEESRDLLDDAVAMRRVLHQWPELGNDLPITREQVLGSLEGLPLEVTLHDSTSGIVAVLDGAAPGPTILLRGDMDALEMPEDTGLEYGSKVDGSMHACGHDTHTAMLAGAARLLSTHRDQLAGRVLFMFQPGEEGHHGAKFMLEEGLLDVPALADGSPSPVDAAFALHITSSLPTGWVATKGGPVMASSDRLTIRLSGKGGHASEPHRTLDPIPVACEVVQALQTMVTRRIDVFDPAVVTVARITAGTTSNVIPESALIEGTIRAVSESTRRKVHDGIRRVAEGIAAAHEIEVEVEVVDGYPVTSNNSDFATFASSVAGELIGAGQVVQLPHPVMGAEDFSYVLDRVPGTMMFLGGTPHGRDPSTAPPNHSNRVTFDESAMATGISIYTAVALRHLQ; encoded by the coding sequence ATGGCTGAAATGGAAGACGGCACCGACATCTCGACGCTGGCCGAGGAGTCCCGCGACCTGCTCGACGACGCGGTGGCGATGCGGCGCGTGCTGCACCAGTGGCCCGAGCTGGGCAACGATCTGCCGATCACCCGCGAGCAGGTGCTCGGCTCGCTGGAGGGGCTGCCGCTAGAGGTGACCCTGCACGACTCCACCTCCGGGATCGTGGCCGTGCTCGACGGCGCGGCGCCGGGGCCGACGATCCTGCTGCGCGGCGACATGGACGCGCTGGAGATGCCCGAGGACACCGGGCTCGAGTACGGCTCGAAGGTGGACGGGTCGATGCACGCCTGCGGGCACGACACGCACACCGCGATGCTCGCCGGGGCCGCGCGGCTGCTGTCGACGCACCGCGACCAGCTCGCCGGTCGGGTGCTGTTCATGTTCCAGCCGGGCGAGGAGGGCCACCACGGCGCGAAGTTCATGCTCGAAGAGGGCCTGCTCGACGTGCCGGCCCTCGCCGACGGCTCGCCCTCCCCGGTCGACGCCGCCTTCGCGTTGCACATCACGTCGTCCCTGCCGACGGGTTGGGTGGCGACGAAGGGCGGCCCGGTGATGGCGTCGAGCGACCGTCTCACCATCCGCCTCAGCGGCAAGGGCGGGCATGCGAGCGAGCCCCACCGCACCCTCGACCCGATCCCGGTCGCGTGTGAGGTGGTGCAGGCGCTGCAGACGATGGTCACCCGCCGCATCGACGTCTTCGATCCGGCGGTCGTCACCGTCGCCCGCATCACGGCCGGGACGACCTCGAACGTGATCCCCGAGTCGGCGCTCATCGAGGGCACCATTCGCGCGGTCAGCGAGTCCACCCGGCGCAAGGTGCACGACGGCATCAGACGCGTCGCCGAAGGCATCGCCGCCGCGCACGAGATCGAGGTCGAGGTCGAGGTCGTCGACGGTTACCCGGTCACCTCGAACAACTCCGACTTCGCGACGTTCGCGAGCTCGGTCGCCGGGGAGCTGATCGGCGCCGGACAGGTGGTGCAGCTCCCCCACCCGGTGATGGGGGCGGAGGACTTCAGCTACGTGCTCGACCGGGTGCCGGGCACGATGATGTTCCTCGGCGGTACGCCGCACGGCCGCGACCCGTCCACCGCTCCGCCCAACCATTCCAACCGCGTCACCTTCGACGAGTCGGCGATGGCCACGGGCATCTCGATCTACACCGCGGTCGCCCTCCGCCACTTGCAGTAG
- a CDS encoding N-6 DNA methylase: MPSEPGPSSSVDAAERRRRLGAWYTPPTLVDHVVAAAIPAVPLGGERVSVLDPACGDGRFLLSAARRVRSLGGVPVLVGVDVDRGAVQAARRALRGEDATVFPDDALTRQWGRQRFDVVVGNPPFLSQLAAATTRGGASRHGGGPYANAAVEFLALAARLARERGGRVGLVLPLSVLSSRDAAPVRRDVRSRAELRWLWWSPSPVFDAAVRTCALGFENGGAAAEEVPRTVGPDFAPADPLARSVASAVEHWGKWVADALGVPPLGDLAECGELVDHAALNANFRDEYYALTKAVREREGPDDDAPRLVTSGLIDPGSCMWGEVPVRFAKRQFLCPVVDLSLLDERMSAWAARKLVGKVLVATQTRVLEAVADPAGAWLPGVPVITAVPLDGQDLWPVAAVLTSPVASAWVAARGAGSGLAASAVRVSVSTLGQLPWPAGELDRATRALRAECVEECGVEVTRAYGLQPHVGEAAAVVSWWTAEIRRRSAARERLVRRLPPRR, encoded by the coding sequence ATGCCGTCTGAGCCGGGACCGAGCTCGTCCGTCGACGCCGCCGAGCGCCGTCGCCGCCTGGGCGCCTGGTACACCCCGCCGACGCTCGTCGACCACGTGGTCGCGGCGGCGATCCCGGCTGTCCCTCTCGGGGGCGAGCGGGTGTCCGTGCTGGATCCGGCCTGCGGCGACGGCAGGTTCTTGCTCAGCGCCGCCCGCCGGGTGCGCTCGCTCGGCGGGGTGCCCGTGCTGGTCGGTGTGGACGTCGACCGGGGTGCGGTGCAGGCGGCCCGGCGCGCGCTGCGCGGCGAGGACGCGACCGTGTTCCCAGACGACGCCCTCACGCGGCAGTGGGGCCGGCAGCGGTTCGACGTCGTCGTCGGCAACCCGCCTTTCTTGTCGCAGCTCGCCGCGGCGACAACCCGCGGCGGCGCGAGCCGGCACGGCGGCGGGCCGTACGCGAATGCCGCGGTCGAGTTCCTGGCGCTTGCCGCGCGGCTGGCCCGCGAGCGCGGCGGCCGAGTCGGGCTCGTGTTGCCGCTGTCGGTGCTGTCGTCGCGCGACGCGGCACCCGTGCGCCGTGACGTGCGCAGCCGCGCCGAGCTGCGCTGGCTGTGGTGGTCGCCCTCGCCGGTGTTCGACGCGGCGGTGCGCACTTGCGCGCTCGGGTTCGAGAACGGCGGCGCGGCGGCGGAAGAGGTGCCGCGTACCGTCGGCCCGGACTTCGCGCCGGCCGACCCGCTGGCCCGCTCGGTGGCGTCGGCCGTGGAGCATTGGGGGAAGTGGGTCGCGGACGCGCTCGGCGTGCCCCCGCTCGGCGACCTGGCCGAGTGCGGCGAGCTCGTCGACCATGCGGCGCTGAACGCGAACTTCCGCGACGAGTACTACGCGTTGACCAAGGCGGTGCGTGAGCGTGAGGGTCCCGACGACGATGCGCCCCGCCTCGTGACTTCCGGGCTGATCGATCCCGGCTCCTGCATGTGGGGCGAGGTCCCGGTGCGCTTCGCCAAGCGCCAGTTCCTGTGCCCGGTCGTCGATCTGTCACTCCTCGACGAGCGCATGTCGGCCTGGGCGGCGCGCAAGTTGGTGGGCAAGGTCCTCGTCGCCACGCAGACGCGGGTGCTCGAAGCGGTCGCCGATCCCGCAGGAGCGTGGCTGCCGGGCGTCCCCGTGATCACCGCCGTTCCCCTGGACGGACAGGACTTGTGGCCGGTCGCCGCGGTGCTCACCTCGCCGGTGGCGAGCGCTTGGGTCGCGGCACGCGGTGCCGGCAGTGGACTTGCCGCCAGCGCGGTACGCGTGAGCGTGAGCACTCTCGGCCAGCTCCCGTGGCCTGCCGGTGAGCTCGATCGGGCGACGCGGGCCTTGCGCGCTGAATGCGTCGAGGAGTGTGGGGTCGAGGTGACCCGCGCCTACGGCCTGCAACCCCACGTAGGTGAGGCGGCAGCGGTCGTCTCGTGGTGGACGGCCGAGATCAGGCGCCGGAGCGCTGCCAGGGAGCGACTGGTGAGACGGCTCCCTCCCCGGCGGTGA